The Sceloporus undulatus isolate JIND9_A2432 ecotype Alabama chromosome 7, SceUnd_v1.1, whole genome shotgun sequence genome segment ACCCCTGGCCTGGCAACAGGAGGGAGGGATAGAGAGCAGgagggtgggataaaaataccTCAGGGTCCGGCGGTCTGGTCTGGGGCACAGCGGATGCCAGGCCACTGACCTCATGGGTCTATTTTGGGCACAatgtgggagggggaggaagagggctATGGGGGGCTTTTGCTTATGGGGAAGATGGGGAAGGCATGTGAGGGGGGCTCATTCCCTTGTGCCAAGCTGTCCTTGGGGCCGAGGTAGGAGGCTGCCCTGGTGGGGGCCAAACCCCCTTATACATGTATCTTACATACAAGCACAGACAGACATGCACACATCAAGGCCCAGAGCAAAACCCAGAGGGGGCCCCATCCCATTGCCGTACTCCAAGAAAATAAGGGTCCCAATTGTGAGTGGCATGGAATTGGAGCCCCCTGAACTCTCCTCTTTGTTCCCCCCCTCCAGGTAACTTCTTCATCACGAAGACCATGCAGGTGAAAATTGGGGATCTAGGGTTGGCTGTGCGAGAGGAGCAGGCCGGCCGGAGGCGCGGGTGAGTGTTGTGGGCTGGGGGAAAGTGGTTATTTCTCTGTGGACCTGTGGCTCTTGTGATTGCATTATTTTTTCCTGTGTTTCTTCCTAATGCCGCTGCCTTCTTTTTTTGCTCTGCACAGGGTGGTGTGTGGTACCCCCAATTACCTGGCTCCCGAAGTCATTGCGAAGAAGGGGCACTCCTTCAAGTCGGACATCTGGGCCCTGGGCTGCATCATGTAAGTCCCTCCGGAAGCAGAAGTGGGGGGCCTGTCTGGCCAGCAAAGCTGCCTTCAAGACTGTGTGAGTCGGGGCAGATTCTGAAGGAcccctgctgcccccccccccgcaagatcTTCTCAGCCCCTGCTGGCAATGCCTTCCTCTTTCCTGCAGGTATACAGCCCTGACCGGCTGCTCCCCTTTCGAGGTCACCCCACACAAGCAGGAGATGTACCAACACATCCGGGACGGCCACTACCTGGCCCCCGGGGGTCATCTCTCCCGCAACGCCCGGGAGCTGATTGGGAAGCTCCTGGCCCCTGACCCGGCTGCACGGCCTGGCTTGGAGGAGGTCCTcagccaccccttcttctccCAGGTACGTGCGGGGGACACGCCGGGGCCAAGGAAGGTCCTGAACTCTGGGCCGgatctgaggaggaggaggaggaggcggcggcaacCTGGGAAATTGTCCTCTTGTGGTGCAAGACCCCTCTTTCCAAAAGAAAGAGCAACCccatcttcccccccccaaaagctggcCATTCATAGAAAGTGTTGTTGAGCGTTTGTTGCATCCCAGAGGGAATCAtggcctccttcttcctcctcttcctcctgctttggGTCTCCCCAGCAGGGCTTcaccccatccagcctctcctccaGGGCCTGCCACTCGGCCCCACTCTTCCTGCTCCCAAACtccctcaggaagttcttccagaaAGCGGCCAAGGTGCTTTTCCGGGGGTCCTTCTGCCAGGAACCCAGGACTGGTGAGTGAGAGAAATGGGGCCAGGGGGAAGTGACCGGGGAGGGCCTGCATGCCAGCCAAACAGcactctgcatgtgctcagagGCCACCTCACCCCTTATTATTCTGAGGTGCAAAGGGAGAGAAGCACCACCAGAAAGCTGAAATGAGTCCAAGTTGAAGCCCCGAGTACCACtggttaatttttatttactCTGGTTTCTTCCAATGGTCCCTGCCTTGGGAAACACATTTCTAGTCCTCAGTGTGTTTGTGAATCTGTGCAAAAATGCAGGCCGGAGGTTTAACCCTTGTGCTCTTCTGCCCATCCAGCCAGCCCTTTGCCCATGGAAGTGGCAGAAATTGTGCCACAAGAGGTACCACAGTGGCCACTGGCGGAGCCCCCTGGCTTGGTAAGAAATGGCTTTGCTTGTGTGTGTAGGTGCATTGCCAAGAGTGGGTTAGGGTTTCTCCAAATAACTTCTTTTGCAGACATTTTTGTTATTGATTAtaaagatggtggtggtgattatgaTAATTATTAGCTCTATTTATACCCACAGTCCCTCTGCCTCCCTTTTCCCATCTGTATTATGGACACAGACACCTTGCAAGCTTCTTCGTAAGCCAGGGCTGGGCAGAGAGTGACCTCAAAGTTGTTTACTTGGTTCTTCCAGGCTtcctggaatatatatatttcctgtacaaccaaaaaaaaagaattgtcTTTCCTATAAGCCTCCAGGATCAGGAATTCCTTCAAAGGATGGAGAGGGAGAGGCTACACCTTCAACATTGATGAGTGCTTACTCTTCAAAGATCCACCaaacctttattgggccaaccaaaatgcacagttatatgttgcaaactttcaaagatccattggcttcttcctcaggcaaggtGTGAAAAACCAtataggagaaaagaaaaaatggtaGATGTTAGTCATGGTGCTTtatgttctcagttcagatggtatggagggatattacTTTCAGGCTGGAACCTCCTCCTTTTGACCAgtggtcactgggagattctcaaagtccggGAAatgtaacatccatttgcaaaacaaaagcattttttgttacaacatgtaattgtgtattttggttggcccaataaaggtatcattgtttggtgggtttttgattTGCTCTATGGCTGACACAGCTATTCctgaatattcttttaaaaaaaacccagactgtccacttttcttttttcttggtttGGCATTTCGTTCTGCCCCCATTCccactttgttttatttctagCGTTTCTGCCTCTGCTTTTCCATCTCAACAGCAGCTAATAAATCCAGATAATACCCCTAAATGCCCCAGAAAGACAAAATGGCAATGGCTTcttaaagcaaaaagaaaacaggatCAGAAGGTGAGAGGATGAAAGGActggcagagagaaagaggaaggagctCCCAAAATTACTCTTTTAAAATcattctgttttaatctgtttgaaACATGTCCATGGCCCTGGGATCCTCAGATATAGATACTGGGTAGGTTTTAATTATTCTGAGGAATTAACGATAAAGAGGGTGGTAGGATTGCTTGTGCACAGCCTTAtgtgtcccatcatccccacattTGAAGGAAACCGAGAAAGGGAGCGGAGGCACCGAGGAGAAGGTCCTGGAGGACCAGAGCGGCTTCCCCGTCCACCTTCTCCGGAGGGGGTCTCTGAACGACGGCCAGTGGGAAGCCGGGGGTGAGTTGGGGGGGCCCAGGTgccaaggaggaagaaggagaaagggcaTGTGGACCCCCTGGATTgaccctccctctttctccagaGGAGGCTGAGTGGAGGCCTGGCGGAGTGATGGAGACCCTGGACCAAGCACTGCGGACCTGCCTGAAGGAGACCCCACTGGGTGAGGCTGTGGGGCAGAGGGAGCCCTCTTTAATTCCCGTTTCAGCCTTCATGTCTCTGACTAGAGTGCCCACTAAACCCAGCCAGCGTACCTGGAGAATGATGGGAACCATAGTCCACAAGTTGTCTGGCAGGGGAAGCTCTCCAGACATCAGGTGTTTCTGTGGGTGGATAGTCTATATCACCATCATTATGGATACATACCTTTTCCCCAGTGTTGGGATTCAAGGCAACGTTCAGAATATTAAGACTTGAATGCATGGGAAACACCAATAAAAAGatgtaaagattatttttaaacacaattaaGCAATAAAATTAAAGCCCTCCATGATCTCCTGCATGCAGCCCTTGTGAGTGAGTCAAATGTCCATCCCTCGTaattcctccatttctccctccctttgTCTGCCTCCAGTGGAAAACAACCCGGAGGGCGGTCAGTTGTCCAGTCCTGTCCGGATGGTAACTAAGTGGGTGGACTACTCCAACAAGTATGGCTTTGGCTACCTGCTCTCAGACGGCTCCACCGGGGTGCTGCTGGCGGACGGGACCCACATCGCCCTCTGCCCCCAGGGCCAGTGAGTGGCTCTCTGAAATACCAAGGCAGCCATGGGGATGGTGAACCAGGGGCAAAAGGGCCAGGAATTGCTTCTGGTGGGACCCCCCCTGATTTCAAGTGGGGAAGGGACTGTACCAATGAGAAGACCCCACTCTCTTCTGGGATGCTGCCTTTTCTCCCTCAGACCCCTCCTGCTCCTTCCAGGCGCGTCTCCTACTGCACAGAGGCCCACCAAGAGGCGTCCTTTCCCCGGACAGAAGTGCCAGCTTCCCTAGCCATGAAGATGGGGATCCTCCACTTCTTCACGCAGTACATGCAGGAGTGGCTTATGGAGGTGAGGGTCAGGTAGAGCTTTGTGgttggagggagagggagatcCAGGGTGGGCCACACCATCTCTGCTATGAGGCAAAGTGAGGCAGTGGCTTCAGGCAGCACATGTGGGAGGGTGGGCAGAAGTGCCTTCTCCTTGCTTCAGGCAGCAGGATGTCTTGGGCCAGTTCTCAATGGGAGGCTTAAGGGAAGGTCTTTTTGAGGTCCCTGGTGTGCTGCTCTTCTGGCCTCTCCTTTTGGCCCTGAATTTTGGTTTCTCTCCAGGGGGGCCACCAGCAGACAATCCCCGCAAGCTCCCCAAGCGGACTCTCCCTCCTCCAATTTGCCAAGTCAGATGAAGCCCTCTTGATGGTGTTCAGCGATGGGACCCTGCAGGTAAAGCCTTCCTCCATCCTCCTTTTGGGCAGCAGTGGCCCCCAGGTGCCTTTCCCCCAATCCCTTTGCCTTCTAACGCAACTGACTGCCATCTGCCCCTCCGGCCCCTCCAGGTCAATTTCTACCATGACCGGACAAAGATCCTGCTCAGCCGCTCAGAGGAGGGCGAGTTCCTCCTGACCTTCGTGGACCGCCAGCACCGGATCAGCACCTTCCCGCTGGGCATCCTGGCGTTGGAGGGCTGGGCAATGCCCCTGAGAGAGCGGGTGGCCTATGCCCTGCACATGATGCACTGCCTCTAGTAGGGGGGGCCTTGACCCCTTTCCAGCTGCAGGCAGTGGACCCACATACGCAGGGATGGggatcataatcatcatcattaatattattattattattttattgatttatatcccgccttccttccAGTACTGGGACTGTTGTTGGCATGTGGATGGATGGCAGAGGCCCAGATCCTatagagggaggaagggaggaaagaaagaaagaaagaaagaaagaaagaaagaaagaaaggggctgGAGAAGCAGAGAGAGGAGTGTGCCGGGGAGGGAAGCCCTGGGAGTGGAGACAGATGGGGAGCCAGATACCCTCCTCAATATCTGGGCTGGAAAGAAAGAAGGTCAATGAATGTCGAGGAGGCCAGAGGCAAAGGTGGAGGGCAGAGAAGAGGCTGCAGTGGGGTctagtgggaagaggaggaaagggctgTGGGGTTATGGACGGAAGTCCAGAAAAGTCAGAGCAAATTTctgtctcctttcccttcttgggaaaatatttttaaaagtgtggggTTGTTTATTGGTGAGGGAATTTGGGGAGGTCTGCCCATTCCATACTAGGGTTGTCCTCCCATCCCATGCCAGGGAGGAAGGGGACCTTCTGGTCTGTAAGGCTTTGATCCAACAGGTGAGGGCTGCAAAGGGATGCTGTTGGGGCAGAGGCCTTTTTGGGCCAAGAGTGGAAGGCAAGGGGGGGCGCAGGAGGGGGCTGCATTGGGGGTCAGGAGCAATCGGGGGAAGGAGGGTCTCCCCATGGATCCAAGTATCTACTGAGGAgataagaaagggaaaggaaggcagagagaaggaggcatcagtggtttggccagaaaaaggGGGCAGGTGGGGGAAAGGCAAAGGAGGAATGGGGGAGATTTCTGTGGGGTTTATGGGCCCAGCAGGGTCTGGACTCTAGGCAGAGGGAAGCGGACATGTGCTGgccacacaaaatggcagctgcgGCCACACTGGATTTGCAGATGGCCTCCCAGCTGTATCACCTCTTGAAATCCTTGTTTTAATTAAAGCCATGGGAATGGTCTCTTGGGTGTCCAAAGGGTCTGTTTTGTCCAGAGTGACTTGGGAGTAaacactggggccctccaggtgATGTACTGCAACTCTAAgaggctgatgggatttgcaatccaacagcatctaggAATGGCCAAAGGATTCCCGCCTCAGCCACTCTTCCGACCCTGGGCTGTGCCGGGTGGGAGATGCCCCTATAGGGCAAAGCTATGCTACCTCTCTGGGGTGCCAAGGTCCCGGCCCTTATCTGGAGATTAGCCTCTGAGTGCAACAAGGTCCTGGGGACAAGCGTGTCACCACATTTCAGGCAAACACAGCCGAGGAATGTGGCATGCACCCTCCTGATGGCCCCCCAGTCCTTGTCCTCTGGcccagaggggaggggagggtccCCCTTCTCCAAGTGGCTGTTTCAGGTCCCTTCACCCATTTTGGCCCTGGAACAGCCACCCCACGCCTTGTCTGGCCCCAGCAGTAAATGTTCCTAAATGGGTCTGGTTTTTACAGCTGTCCCATTACAAGCCCAGCCCAGATCCAATTTGCAAGGAAGGGGAGATGGCCTCCAACGGCTGACATGGCTCCCCTGGGGCTGGCAAAGGGAGAGGCTGAGATGCCATTGGGGCAAATACTCTTTTGTGCCCTGAAAAAGACTTCTAAACAGGCTTTTTTCTGAATGGCCTCTGCCTCTGCTGTAAACTCCATCATACCTTGCTAGCACTGCCCAAGGAATAGGAGTTGTTGTTCAACAACCTCTGGAAGGACATGCATTCCTCTCTATCCAACTGAAGGAGGGCAGGTGGCTATTGCAAGAGATTGGGTGAaggttttattttgaaaacaagCCGAGTTTGGCCAGATGAgggctctggaagaccagggcCCTCAAGTGGGCTTCTGGCGACCCTGTGCGTTTTGGAGGGTTTTCTTCTGCAAAAGAGCCCCCCAAAAGAGCCATAGATCAGGGCAAAGCTGGGGCCCCTTGCCACCTTCTCTGCTGTTCGCTGAGCCTGGCTAAATTGGGTGCTGCTATTTACATCAGAGACAGCCGCCAGACAGGATAAATTGGGCTcaaagtggggaaggagggagagaaggggctggagaacaagaacaagaagcaCACCAGCAGCCCCTAAACCCCATTCCCCATCCAGACGGCAACATCCATCATCTCTCCCACCTAACCgatggcagaggatgatgggacacCTCTGTGCCTCCTCCTTGCAGTTGTGCATTGTGTGTTGTGGTCGTGCATCCTATCTTTTGGGAATTAAAAAGGCATTTCTCTGCCACTCCAGATGCATGTGGAAGAGGCATTCCTGTCATAACTTGAGATAcagaagagg includes the following:
- the LOC121936020 gene encoding inactive serine/threonine-protein kinase PLK5-like — protein: MGRIEHGWPRRRGEREALKYFIEDPGTGTLYKRGQLLGKGAFGRCYKFTDTSTNKVYAVKVVSQSQASRLDSGGKVQREIELHSRLRHRHVVGFHRHFADQENIYMVLEYCSRKSLAHILKARKTLTEPEVRFYLKQVIAGLQYLHQQGIIHRDLKLSNFFITKTMQVKIGDLGLAVREEQAGRRRGVVCGTPNYLAPEVIAKKGHSFKSDIWALGCIMYTALTGCSPFEVTPHKQEMYQHIRDGHYLAPGGHLSRNARELIGKLLAPDPAARPGLEEVLSHPFFSQGFTPSSLSSRACHSAPLFLLPNSLRKFFQKAAKVLFRGSFCQEPRTASPLPMEVAEIVPQEVPQWPLAEPPGLQLINPDNTPKCPRKTKWQWLLKAKRKQDQKETEKGSGGTEEKVLEDQSGFPVHLLRRGSLNDGQWEAGEEAEWRPGGVMETLDQALRTCLKETPLVENNPEGGQLSSPVRMVTKWVDYSNKYGFGYLLSDGSTGVLLADGTHIALCPQGQRVSYCTEAHQEASFPRTEVPASLAMKMGILHFFTQYMQEWLMEGGHQQTIPASSPSGLSLLQFAKSDEALLMVFSDGTLQVNFYHDRTKILLSRSEEGEFLLTFVDRQHRISTFPLGILALEGWAMPLRERVAYALHMMHCL